A stretch of Brassica napus cultivar Da-Ae chromosome C6, Da-Ae, whole genome shotgun sequence DNA encodes these proteins:
- the LOC106448224 gene encoding protein LURP-one-related 5-like encodes MNKNVWSSIFIALELMNLCGRKRPSLRRRWEGYLGERTDGQKPIFGVRRSSMIGRNSVTVEVYAEYECNEYLIEGNFGQRSCTVVEAETRRKVAEIRRKVDASTNVMLGKDVFSLNVKAGFDGAFAMGLVLVLDQIYGDDYVEVGEEQVHPYAEDH; translated from the exons ATGAATAAGAACGTATGGTCTTCTATTTTCATTGCTTTAGAACTTATGAACTTATG TGGACGAAAG AGGCCGAGTTTGCGACGGAGATGGGAGGGGTATCTCGGGGAGAGAACAGACGGTCAAAAACCGATCTTCGGAGTGAGGAGATCGTCGATGATCGGGAGGAACAGCGTGACGGTGGAGGTTTACGCGGAGTACGAGTGCAACGAGTACTTGATCGAAGGAAATTTCGGGCAAAGGAGCTGCACCGTGGTGGAGGCGGAGACGAGGCGGAAGGTGGCGGAGAtacgtcgtaaagtggatgcgTCAACGAACGTGATGCTTGGGAAAGACGTTTTCTCGTTGAACGTGAAGGCCGGTTTTGATGGAGCCTTTGCCATGGGATTGGTCCTTGTGCTTGATCAGATCTACGGTGACGATTACGTCGAGGTTGGTGAAGAACAGGTGCACCCTTACGCAGAAGATCATtaa